The proteins below come from a single Candidatus Poribacteria bacterium genomic window:
- the nagA gene encoding N-acetylglucosamine-6-phosphate deacetylase, with the protein MDRKELIVRNCRLFNSSGDELVSISIRDGVIIRIGEPDPEVSSVRSLDAEGRVVAPGFIDVHIQGAGGGDVLDGSPEALQAISRTCARFGTTSFLATTVFRPKGDNRHIGVAAENVGRDLGGADLLGIHLEGPFISPEKRGMIRPDCICSPSKEILGEILELTGGTLRIMTIAPELKGSLGIIEELRDRGIVPSLGHTSASYEETLEGIKAGISHVTHLFNAMASFHHRNPGPLLAIFESEDLDVQIITDGVHLHPKVLRWAFNLIGPRRSITITDGMQAMGLPEGRYIYNGIEYESRDGTARYADGTLIGTSMGLNRMIERLMEFTGCPLDVAIRTVTENPARAIGMEDRKGSIEVGKDGDLVILDPDLSIWATIVGGRIVYRKEEI; encoded by the coding sequence ATGGATCGTAAAGAATTGATCGTGAGGAACTGCAGGCTTTTCAACTCATCCGGGGATGAGCTCGTCTCGATATCGATCAGGGATGGGGTTATAATCCGAATAGGCGAACCCGATCCTGAGGTGAGCTCGGTCAGGAGCCTGGACGCCGAAGGTCGCGTCGTCGCCCCCGGTTTTATAGACGTGCACATTCAGGGCGCGGGAGGCGGTGATGTGCTGGATGGAAGCCCGGAAGCCCTTCAGGCCATCTCCCGAACCTGCGCGCGGTTCGGCACCACCTCTTTCCTCGCTACCACCGTGTTTCGCCCGAAAGGGGATAACCGCCATATCGGCGTCGCCGCGGAAAACGTCGGCAGGGACCTGGGAGGCGCGGATCTCCTGGGGATCCATCTGGAAGGCCCCTTCATATCGCCCGAAAAGAGGGGGATGATCCGGCCCGATTGTATATGTTCGCCATCGAAGGAGATCCTTGGGGAGATATTGGAACTGACAGGTGGAACGTTGAGGATCATGACGATAGCGCCGGAGCTGAAGGGAAGTCTGGGGATAATAGAGGAGCTTCGCGATCGGGGGATAGTCCCCTCGCTCGGCCATACCAGCGCCTCGTATGAGGAGACGCTGGAGGGCATAAAGGCCGGGATATCACATGTGACGCATCTCTTCAACGCCATGGCCTCATTTCATCATCGGAACCCCGGCCCCCTGCTAGCTATCTTCGAGTCGGAGGATCTAGACGTTCAGATCATAACGGACGGCGTTCACCTTCATCCCAAGGTGTTGAGGTGGGCGTTTAACCTCATAGGCCCTCGACGGAGCATAACGATCACGGACGGAATGCAGGCGATGGGTCTTCCGGAGGGAAGATATATCTACAACGGGATCGAATACGAATCCAGGGATGGGACGGCCAGATATGCCGACGGCACCCTGATCGGTACCTCGATGGGATTGAATCGGATGATCGAGCGGCTCATGGAGTTCACCGGCTGTCCGCTCGATGTGGCGATCAGGACCGTTACGGAAAATCCAGCGAGGGCGATTGGAATGGAGGATAGAAAAGGAAGCATAGAAGTAGGCAAGGATGGAGATCTGGTTATACTGGATCCCGATCTCTCTATATGGGCGACCATAGTGGGCGGCAGAATCGTCTATCGGAAAGAGGAGATCTGA
- a CDS encoding YibE/F family protein — MRGRWLIPIAIFLITLLTYVSYNLNLHNNAVISRSGEGPDSSITEYVKGKVVRLLDTKVFEERGSVNHVLEVELLGGRYRGRHIVLRNVIKPLALPLISRYISVGDTILCRVTGTGDNLDAVGLIQEYDRDSFIIFLVGLLLILIVVVGRVQGVRNALALILSGMAIYLVMMPLLRGGHDPILSVCLVSAIIAILSLMSIVGFNRKTFSAVLGTIGGVIIATGLVAYAQHRLHLTGMATANVASIIEALGSSGVKEMGFNFEKLLLGGMIIGVLGVAMDASIDVASAMDEIKRADPDITAPRLIRAGMNVGTDVLGTMSNTLVFAYFGLRLLLVMASLGTKIFAQTGMQLLSVDVISAEVIRMLAGSIGMVITIPLTALIAGLWYCRKPKPKF, encoded by the coding sequence ATGAGAGGGCGCTGGCTGATCCCCATAGCGATATTCCTCATAACGCTCCTCACATATGTCTCTTACAACCTGAACCTGCATAACAACGCCGTCATAAGCCGATCCGGCGAAGGACCTGACTCGTCGATCACCGAATACGTGAAGGGGAAGGTGGTCAGGCTTCTGGACACCAAGGTGTTCGAGGAGAGGGGGAGCGTCAACCACGTGCTCGAGGTTGAGCTTCTCGGCGGCAGATACAGGGGCAGGCATATCGTGTTGAGGAACGTCATCAAGCCTCTGGCTCTCCCGCTTATAAGCAGGTATATCTCCGTGGGGGATACGATACTCTGTCGTGTGACCGGCACGGGCGATAACCTGGACGCCGTAGGGTTGATCCAGGAATACGATAGGGACAGCTTCATCATCTTCCTGGTGGGTTTGCTTCTAATTCTCATAGTGGTCGTGGGAAGGGTGCAGGGAGTTCGGAACGCCCTCGCCCTCATCCTTTCCGGGATGGCGATATATCTGGTGATGATGCCGCTTTTGAGGGGCGGACACGACCCGATTCTCTCCGTCTGTTTGGTCTCCGCCATCATAGCTATACTCTCGCTCATGTCGATCGTCGGGTTCAACCGAAAGACCTTTTCGGCGGTGCTTGGGACGATAGGCGGAGTGATAATAGCAACCGGCCTGGTTGCTTACGCACAGCACAGGCTTCATCTGACCGGTATGGCCACGGCCAACGTGGCTTCCATCATCGAGGCGTTGGGCTCAAGCGGGGTGAAGGAGATGGGTTTCAATTTCGAGAAGCTGCTTCTAGGCGGCATGATCATCGGCGTTTTAGGGGTGGCAATGGATGCCTCGATAGATGTGGCCTCCGCTATGGATGAGATCAAACGGGCCGATCCTGACATCACGGCGCCGAGGTTGATCAGAGCCGGGATGAACGTCGGGACGGACGTTCTGGGGACGATGTCCAATACGCTCGTCTTCGCCTATTTCGGCCTGAGGCTTCTCCTGGTGATGGCCTCCCTCGGCACCAAGATCTTCGCACAGACGGGCATGCAGCTTCTGAGCGTGGATGTCATCTCGGCCGAGGTGATCAGGATGCTGGCCGGAAGCATCGGGATGGTCATAACCATACCGTTGACCGCCCTGATAGCCGGTTTATGGTACTGTCGGAAACCGAAGCCCAAATTTTAG
- a CDS encoding tetratricopeptide repeat protein has product MRPPKIGKGFWVEFGLIAVFIMIALLSLSSWVRRTGGELPLSGEEYLTRADRFLAQGRMADAMVASWYARLKDPDLLKARYDIAVIYYRNQWTFEAMDDLNEIIRRDPNNVDALLLKARILGEHGEVEKANGIYLNVIDIGPDNAEAHYYLGVNFQASDPKTAERELRRAIECDPTLKPHILEDHPFGLKARLQLGRLLYNKGDLDGALAVLEEGYMLDPNYQELKSQLVDYLKVKAQTYQTGHRDYSKSLQCYEKVVSIDPNDADAWEWIGKINRYYLNDYEGALKAYKKAYELTKDPYLIADIKEAELHLKEEKNKKDR; this is encoded by the coding sequence ATGAGACCGCCGAAGATCGGAAAGGGATTTTGGGTTGAGTTCGGCCTGATAGCTGTTTTCATCATGATCGCTCTCCTCTCGCTCAGCTCATGGGTGAGGAGAACGGGAGGGGAGCTGCCGCTAAGCGGCGAGGAGTATCTCACGAGGGCCGATAGGTTCCTCGCCCAGGGGCGAATGGCCGACGCCATGGTGGCGAGTTGGTATGCCAGACTGAAGGACCCCGATCTGTTGAAGGCGAGATACGATATAGCGGTGATCTACTACAGAAACCAGTGGACATTTGAGGCCATGGACGATCTGAATGAGATAATAAGGCGCGATCCGAATAACGTCGATGCGCTGCTTTTGAAGGCCAGGATACTGGGCGAGCACGGCGAAGTGGAAAAGGCGAACGGGATCTATCTCAACGTGATCGACATAGGTCCCGATAACGCTGAGGCGCATTACTATCTGGGGGTTAACTTCCAGGCTTCTGATCCCAAAACGGCGGAGAGGGAGCTGAGAAGGGCGATCGAATGCGATCCGACTCTGAAGCCCCATATCCTGGAGGATCACCCTTTCGGTCTGAAGGCGAGGCTTCAGCTCGGAAGGCTCCTATACAACAAGGGCGACCTCGACGGAGCCCTGGCGGTCCTCGAAGAGGGCTACATGCTGGATCCGAACTATCAGGAGCTCAAATCGCAGCTGGTCGATTATCTCAAGGTCAAAGCCCAGACCTATCAGACGGGACATCGGGATTACTCGAAATCCCTTCAGTGTTACGAGAAGGTCGTATCGATCGATCCGAATGACGCCGACGCATGGGAGTGGATCGGTAAGATCAACCGATACTACCTGAACGATTACGAAGGGGCTCTCAAGGCCTACAAAAAGGCATATGAGCTCACCAAAGATCCCTATCTGATAGCCGACATCAAGGAGGCAGAGCTACACCTTAAGGAGGAGAAGAACAAGAAAGATCGGTAA
- a CDS encoding DegT/DnrJ/EryC1/StrS family aminotransferase produces MAKLAINGGMPVRTKPFPGWPSKDEAVLQALREVWESGVWGIGGSKVPQFEREFARYVGAQYGVAVTSGTIALQLAVQAAGIGAGDEVIVPPYTFIATASSVIAANAIPVFADIDPDTFNIDPSSVEAVITGRTKGVIPVHIGGCPADMDAINAIARKHGLVVIEDCAQAHGAEWRGKRVGSIGDMGCFSFQSSKNLPAGEGGLITTNDKKLEEKVWSIHNCGRRKEGAWYEHNVMGGNYRMTEWQAAVLLAQLPKLEEQTETRNRNALYLAEKLSNIEGIKPQKRDERVTRHGCHLFIFKFDSELFNLPRERFIAALRAEGIPCSSGYNPLYREKMFQSDIRRCPVGCPYYGKEMDYSKVYLPNVERACRDVVWIFQSVLLGSKEDMDDIAGAVEKVVDNIDELR; encoded by the coding sequence ATGGCGAAATTGGCGATAAACGGTGGAATGCCGGTGAGGACGAAACCCTTTCCGGGATGGCCTTCCAAGGATGAGGCGGTGCTGCAGGCGCTCAGGGAGGTATGGGAGAGCGGCGTCTGGGGCATCGGGGGGAGCAAGGTGCCGCAGTTCGAACGGGAGTTCGCCCGATATGTCGGGGCACAGTACGGCGTGGCGGTTACGAGCGGCACGATAGCGCTCCAGCTGGCCGTCCAGGCCGCCGGGATAGGAGCGGGCGACGAGGTGATCGTCCCGCCCTACACCTTCATAGCCACCGCCAGTTCGGTCATAGCGGCAAACGCCATACCTGTGTTCGCCGACATAGATCCCGACACCTTCAACATCGATCCCTCAAGCGTTGAGGCCGTCATAACGGGGAGGACGAAGGGGGTGATCCCCGTACACATAGGCGGATGTCCGGCCGATATGGACGCGATAAACGCCATCGCCCGAAAACACGGCCTTGTGGTTATAGAGGATTGCGCCCAGGCACATGGGGCTGAGTGGAGGGGGAAAAGGGTCGGTTCGATAGGCGATATGGGCTGTTTCAGCTTCCAGTCGAGCAAAAACCTGCCCGCAGGCGAGGGCGGCCTGATCACAACCAACGACAAGAAGCTGGAGGAGAAGGTCTGGTCGATCCACAATTGCGGCAGACGTAAGGAGGGGGCATGGTATGAACATAACGTCATGGGCGGCAACTACAGGATGACCGAGTGGCAGGCCGCCGTGTTGCTGGCACAACTGCCGAAGCTGGAGGAACAGACCGAGACCAGGAATCGAAACGCCCTTTATCTCGCCGAGAAGCTCTCCAATATCGAGGGCATAAAGCCCCAGAAACGGGATGAGAGGGTAACGAGACATGGATGTCATCTCTTCATATTTAAGTTCGACTCCGAGCTTTTCAACCTGCCCCGCGAGAGGTTCATAGCTGCCCTGAGGGCGGAGGGGATCCCTTGCTCATCCGGATATAACCCGCTCTACAGGGAGAAGATGTTCCAATCCGATATCCGACGCTGCCCGGTGGGATGTCCGTATTACGGGAAGGAGATGGATTACTCGAAGGTATATCTCCCCAACGTCGAAAGGGCCTGCAGGGATGTGGTATGGATCTTCCAGAGCGTCCTTTTGGGGAGCAAAGAGGATATGGATGATATCGCCGGGGCGGTTGAAAAGGTGGTGGATAACATAGACGAGCTGAGGTGA
- a CDS encoding type II toxin-antitoxin system HicB family antitoxin: MPYKVTVVIERDEHGYYAFCPELEGCHSQGDSLEEVLDNIKEAIELYLETLSEEEIRETLSRDILTTFVEVKVA, from the coding sequence ATGCCTTATAAAGTTACCGTTGTTATAGAAAGGGATGAACATGGATATTACGCCTTTTGCCCTGAACTTGAAGGATGTCACTCCCAGGGGGACTCCTTGGAAGAGGTGCTGGATAACATAAAGGAAGCTATAGAACTTTATCTGGAGACGCTATCTGAGGAGGAGATAAGAGAGACCCTAAGCAGGGATATTCTAACCACCTTTGTAGAGGTGAAAGTTGCCTAG
- a CDS encoding acylphosphatase, translating to MSSFAGKIGAHITIKGIVQGVGFRWFLRNKAHLLGLKGWVRNLPDGSVEAVVEGDKGAVMEFVDWCRIGPSSARVEDVKVKMLPYSGRYRVFSIRLS from the coding sequence ATGAGCTCCTTCGCCGGTAAGATCGGCGCACATATAACGATCAAAGGGATCGTCCAGGGGGTTGGGTTCAGGTGGTTTCTGAGAAACAAAGCCCATCTCCTCGGCCTTAAGGGATGGGTGAGGAACCTTCCCGATGGAAGCGTCGAAGCGGTGGTGGAGGGCGACAAGGGGGCGGTTATGGAGTTCGTAGATTGGTGTAGGATCGGTCCCTCCTCCGCCAGGGTGGAGGATGTGAAGGTTAAGATGCTTCCCTATTCGGGAAGATACAGGGTGTTCTCGATAAGATTATCCTAA
- the ftsY gene encoding signal recognition particle-docking protein FtsY → MLRGIFGRKRERDDRKAAERRKGLFDRLRDGLSKTRQNILGRMSSIIQGRTRIDEELMEEIEEVLIQADVGVETTLKLMERVRETVQERGVQEPSQLIGILKEEMLRIFGEDRPLDVGGAKPYSIMILGVNGVGKTTTIGKLAARFKGQGLKTLVAAGDTFRAAASDQLEIWCQRAGVELIKGAEGGDPAAVVFDSIQAAKARNADVLIVDTAGRLHTKKPLMMELQKIARVMGRELPGAPHEVLLVLDATTGQNAIMQAKTFNEAVPVTGIALTKLDGTAKGGIVLAVRDTLGIPVKLIGVGEGIEDLRDFNAREFVEALFD, encoded by the coding sequence ATGTTAAGGGGAATTTTCGGCAGAAAGAGGGAACGGGATGATCGGAAGGCGGCTGAAAGGAGAAAAGGGCTTTTCGATCGGCTTCGGGATGGTCTTTCCAAAACCAGGCAGAACATACTGGGCAGGATGAGCTCCATAATTCAGGGCAGGACCAGGATAGATGAGGAGCTGATGGAGGAGATAGAGGAGGTTCTCATCCAGGCCGATGTCGGAGTCGAGACCACGTTGAAGCTGATGGAGAGGGTCAGGGAGACGGTCCAGGAGAGAGGTGTCCAGGAGCCATCGCAGCTGATAGGGATTTTGAAGGAGGAGATGCTCCGGATATTCGGAGAGGACAGGCCGTTGGACGTCGGCGGGGCCAAACCCTACTCCATAATGATACTCGGCGTCAACGGGGTTGGTAAGACCACCACGATAGGCAAGCTGGCGGCAAGGTTCAAGGGCCAGGGTTTAAAGACGCTGGTCGCCGCCGGCGATACCTTCAGGGCGGCGGCGAGCGACCAGCTTGAGATATGGTGTCAGAGGGCCGGCGTGGAGCTGATCAAGGGCGCCGAGGGTGGCGATCCGGCCGCTGTGGTCTTCGATTCGATTCAGGCGGCAAAGGCGAGGAACGCCGATGTTCTGATCGTCGATACGGCCGGAAGGCTGCACACCAAAAAGCCGCTGATGATGGAGCTTCAGAAGATAGCGCGCGTGATGGGAAGGGAGCTTCCCGGCGCGCCCCATGAGGTTCTGTTGGTGTTGGACGCCACCACAGGTCAGAACGCCATCATGCAGGCCAAGACCTTCAACGAGGCGGTTCCCGTCACAGGCATCGCCTTAACGAAGCTGGACGGAACGGCCAAAGGGGGGATAGTCCTGGCCGTCAGGGACACGCTTGGGATACCGGTCAAGCTGATCGGCGTGGGGGAAGGGATAGAGGATCTGAGGGATTTCAACGCCCGTGAGTTCGTGGAGGCTCTCTTCGATTGA
- a CDS encoding tetratricopeptide repeat protein: MIRRTTLALILILAVGSIARSSDDTSFDEGIANLIDSGRYDEAISRLQSRLKSIKDKELAADTLFQIGDIYYKYLHDYPKALEVYRKIERLNDGKPGETYVALARMLEAEVLCRTGRFEGAISIYRDIARSYPSGTLYHRVARQKYLNIQNALKNLREQQKMIGKVQGTPLEVQLHLQMAELFKSDLNRPERAIQEYKLIAERFPTSPAAPESLWWIGYLYASLNMPDKAISAYREVTKRYPASKFDAEAIFQMGRLYMSLGDYRDAADAFERLITTRPAFWKLPAAFYWLGLCYEKMDEYDEAIDSLKTFTNVYLSRREHIIWAGDIGKHSEPKLKIETEVTAKIRQLELKLPESLWRRASTAMKEGRFSQAAELFRRLISLFPDSSYSANALSMLPKAEMMAEVQECRRIIDRNPDSIASAIAHFRIAELYENDLSDYKQALREYQAVTQSGDDLWRAKAFYRMGMIYQERLKRYEEAVKIFKRITDEFPKTEYAMMAYYQMGELYRKHLNRHRDALVAYSEIASYPPHTRYLGDGFVDSLVDAANFRIGRTYFENLHDVKDALKVFQELIRSNPRSPRLAAAYVFIGMIYEQQGKISEAIDAYQKAVDKILESPIQARMLREETTGLNLQTEDQAEIARKIMDRINTLKAKLNRREPPRTHGR; this comes from the coding sequence ATGATACGTAGAACGACCTTGGCGCTGATCCTCATCTTGGCCGTTGGTTCCATCGCACGCTCAAGCGATGATACCTCTTTCGATGAGGGGATCGCCAACCTCATAGATTCCGGCCGATATGACGAGGCGATCTCCAGGCTCCAATCCCGCCTCAAATCGATCAAGGATAAGGAACTGGCCGCCGATACCCTGTTTCAGATCGGCGATATATACTATAAATACCTTCACGATTACCCCAAAGCTCTTGAGGTATATCGCAAAATCGAGAGGTTGAATGATGGGAAACCGGGGGAAACCTATGTGGCACTCGCCAGAATGCTCGAGGCGGAGGTTCTCTGCAGAACCGGCAGGTTTGAAGGGGCGATCAGCATCTATAGGGATATAGCACGAAGCTATCCCTCCGGAACCCTCTATCACAGGGTGGCCCGCCAGAAATATCTCAACATACAAAACGCCCTTAAAAACCTGAGGGAACAGCAGAAGATGATAGGGAAGGTTCAAGGCACACCCCTCGAGGTGCAGCTGCATCTCCAGATGGCGGAGCTGTTCAAATCCGACCTAAATCGTCCCGAGAGGGCAATCCAGGAATACAAGCTGATAGCCGAGAGATTCCCCACGAGCCCTGCCGCTCCGGAATCGCTGTGGTGGATCGGTTACCTCTACGCCTCGCTGAACATGCCCGATAAGGCGATCTCGGCCTACAGGGAGGTGACGAAGCGATATCCTGCCAGCAAGTTCGACGCTGAGGCCATCTTCCAGATGGGCAGGCTCTATATGTCCCTCGGCGACTACAGGGACGCAGCAGACGCCTTCGAGAGGCTTATAACGACCCGACCGGCCTTCTGGAAATTACCGGCAGCCTTCTATTGGCTCGGCCTGTGTTATGAGAAGATGGATGAATACGACGAGGCCATCGATTCGCTTAAGACCTTCACGAACGTCTACCTCAGCCGGCGGGAACATATCATCTGGGCCGGAGATATAGGCAAACACAGCGAACCCAAGCTCAAGATAGAGACCGAGGTGACGGCTAAGATCCGACAACTTGAGCTTAAGCTGCCGGAGTCCCTCTGGAGAAGGGCATCCACCGCCATGAAGGAGGGGAGGTTCTCACAGGCGGCGGAGCTGTTCAGAAGGCTGATCAGCCTCTTCCCGGATAGCTCCTACTCCGCCAATGCCCTCTCGATGCTGCCCAAAGCTGAGATGATGGCTGAGGTTCAGGAGTGCCGCAGGATAATAGATCGAAACCCGGATTCAATCGCCTCGGCCATAGCACATTTCAGGATAGCCGAGCTCTATGAAAACGACCTCTCGGATTACAAACAGGCTTTGAGGGAATACCAGGCGGTAACCCAAAGCGGGGATGACCTGTGGAGGGCAAAGGCGTTTTACAGGATGGGGATGATCTATCAGGAGAGGCTGAAGAGATACGAGGAGGCGGTCAAGATCTTCAAGAGGATCACGGATGAGTTCCCAAAGACCGAATACGCCATGATGGCTTACTACCAGATGGGAGAGCTCTATCGCAAACACCTCAACAGACACAGGGACGCTCTGGTGGCATACTCGGAGATAGCATCATATCCGCCGCATACCAGATACCTCGGAGACGGTTTCGTAGATAGCCTTGTGGACGCGGCCAACTTCAGGATCGGAAGAACCTACTTCGAGAACCTACATGATGTGAAGGACGCCCTCAAGGTCTTCCAGGAGCTTATCAGGTCCAACCCCAGATCCCCCAGGCTCGCCGCCGCATATGTGTTCATCGGGATGATATACGAACAGCAGGGGAAGATATCCGAGGCGATCGACGCCTATCAGAAGGCGGTCGATAAGATCCTGGAAAGCCCTATACAGGCGAGAATGCTCAGAGAGGAGACAACTGGGCTTAACCTCCAGACGGAGGATCAGGCCGAAATCGCCAGAAAGATCATGGACAGGATAAACACCCTCAAGGCAAAGCTCAATCGAAGAGAGCCTCCACGAACTCACGGGCGTTGA
- a CDS encoding zf-HC2 domain-containing protein, translating to MSDCRRIKPLLMLYIYDDLSQEERRRVEEHVRICPRCAGELEEMEETASLIQRAVSIEMDLASDRLEDLEMKVYRKAAWQAVRENDRVSRWRAIWRPWAQIASAAAALVLGIYIGSSYISSLHPPRNRPQIVQRLNPDECIRRRLQRFADESAMRKLENARVINYIRGDSWSAWGEYQQVIHENPDSYLATVAMEELAQAGYKP from the coding sequence ATGAGCGATTGTCGAAGGATCAAGCCGCTCCTCATGCTTTACATATATGACGATCTCTCCCAGGAGGAGAGAAGAAGGGTCGAGGAGCATGTGAGGATATGTCCCAGATGCGCAGGGGAGCTTGAGGAGATGGAGGAAACCGCCTCTTTGATTCAACGGGCCGTCTCGATCGAGATGGACCTCGCATCGGATCGGCTTGAGGATCTGGAGATGAAGGTCTATCGAAAGGCGGCGTGGCAGGCGGTGAGGGAAAATGATAGGGTGAGCCGGTGGCGGGCGATATGGCGTCCATGGGCTCAGATCGCCTCCGCCGCTGCCGCTTTAGTGCTGGGGATCTACATCGGTTCCTCATATATCTCATCCTTACATCCGCCTCGAAATCGACCTCAGATCGTTCAGAGGCTTAACCCCGATGAGTGTATCCGCAGGAGGCTCCAGAGGTTCGCAGATGAAAGCGCGATGAGAAAACTCGAAAACGCGAGGGTGATAAACTACATCCGCGGCGACTCTTGGTCGGCATGGGGGGAATATCAACAGGTCATACATGAAAATCCCGATAGCTACCTCGCAACGGTGGCTATGGAGGAGTTGGCCCAGGCGGGATATAAGCCATGA
- a CDS encoding RNA polymerase sigma factor produces MKKGKKEKLLHIEEFPEDGELVERIKQGDERAFEILMMKHKRRVFMIAFHSTKNYEDAEDITQEVFFRAYRSIPNWEPRANFSTWLYKVTTNLCIDYHRARIRRRMESVDDEESRLPELRAEDLASDPERVAEENEIRRLINKAIEENLSGRQRDAFILYHYGGLQVKEVAEVLGVAEGTVKMHLFRAMTKLRKALKPLRDKGEI; encoded by the coding sequence ATGAAAAAGGGTAAAAAGGAGAAACTTCTTCATATCGAGGAATTCCCGGAGGACGGGGAGCTCGTCGAGAGAATCAAGCAGGGCGATGAGAGGGCTTTTGAGATCCTGATGATGAAGCACAAGCGAAGGGTGTTCATGATCGCGTTTCACAGCACCAAAAACTACGAGGACGCAGAGGATATAACTCAGGAGGTTTTCTTCCGGGCCTACAGATCGATACCCAACTGGGAACCCAGAGCCAACTTCTCGACCTGGCTCTATAAGGTCACGACCAATCTGTGTATAGACTATCATAGGGCCAGGATACGACGGAGGATGGAGTCGGTGGATGATGAGGAGTCGAGGTTGCCCGAGCTGAGGGCTGAGGATCTGGCGAGCGATCCGGAAAGGGTGGCCGAGGAGAATGAGATCAGGAGGCTCATAAACAAGGCGATCGAGGAGAACCTGTCGGGCAGACAAAGGGACGCCTTCATCCTATACCACTACGGCGGGCTTCAGGTTAAAGAGGTGGCCGAGGTGCTCGGCGTCGCCGAGGGCACGGTTAAAATGCACCTCTTCAGGGCCATGACAAAACTGAGAAAAGCCCTTAAACCCCTGAGGGATAAGGGCGAGATTTGA
- a CDS encoding SLBB domain-containing protein — MRRDLAPILSCLIILMMSSAAFDGFAEEYRIKAGDTLSIFVLGHEGYNLTIPVRADGKISYFYGDLQAAGLTVEELSERIKGRLRFLKNPEVLISVQPVGNEIFVFGAVRVPNRYILRSERISALKAIAMAGGYDEEKAELESALIIRSNGDIERIDLKRMLAGKGMMAYLSPGDSLYVPEMKQVKVSGYVIQPGSYRVKGPIPLASALAMAGGPIQGEANLRKVIIFKPDGSEEEVRITDEFWSSSSPKLHPGETLYVPSAYRYDEVNILGYVRNPGSYRVKREVTLFEALALAGGALDKADLGGARIIHPDGRITEVNIKKLYENPDTSIKLYPGDTLYIPRGFEINWAMILTLLSVISTTITLLKR, encoded by the coding sequence ATGCGTAGGGATCTCGCCCCCATCCTTTCATGTCTTATTATCCTCATGATGAGCTCAGCCGCGTTTGATGGTTTCGCCGAGGAGTATAGGATCAAAGCCGGGGACACCCTCTCCATCTTCGTGCTCGGCCATGAAGGATATAACCTGACCATACCCGTCAGGGCCGATGGGAAGATCTCCTATTTTTATGGCGATCTCCAGGCCGCCGGTCTAACGGTGGAGGAGCTTTCGGAGAGGATAAAGGGGAGACTGAGGTTCCTCAAAAACCCGGAGGTTCTGATCAGCGTTCAACCTGTGGGAAACGAGATCTTCGTCTTCGGGGCCGTGCGAGTGCCGAACAGATATATCCTCCGATCGGAGAGGATCTCCGCACTCAAAGCGATCGCCATGGCTGGGGGATATGATGAGGAGAAGGCTGAGCTCGAGTCGGCGCTGATCATAAGATCGAACGGCGATATTGAGAGGATCGACCTCAAAAGGATGCTCGCCGGGAAGGGTATGATGGCCTATCTCTCCCCCGGCGACAGCCTATATGTGCCCGAGATGAAACAGGTTAAGGTGAGCGGATATGTCATACAGCCCGGCTCGTATAGGGTCAAAGGCCCCATCCCACTAGCGTCGGCTCTCGCCATGGCGGGCGGACCGATCCAGGGCGAGGCGAACCTCAGAAAGGTGATCATCTTCAAACCGGATGGGAGCGAGGAGGAGGTGAGGATAACGGACGAGTTCTGGTCGAGCTCAAGCCCTAAACTTCACCCCGGCGAGACGCTATATGTGCCCAGCGCTTACAGATATGATGAGGTGAACATCCTGGGATACGTCAGAAATCCCGGATCATACAGGGTGAAGAGGGAGGTCACCCTCTTCGAGGCGCTCGCCCTCGCCGGCGGCGCCTTGGATAAGGCCGACCTCGGCGGCGCACGGATAATCCATCCCGACGGGAGGATAACCGAGGTGAACATCAAAAAACTCTACGAAAACCCCGACACATCGATCAAGCTGTATCCGGGCGATACGCTGTATATCCCAAGGGGGTTCGAGATCAACTGGGCTATGATCTTGACCCTTCTTTCGGTCATATCCACGACCATCACTCTTCTGAAAAGGTAA